Proteins encoded together in one Bacteroidales bacterium window:
- the rodA gene encoding rod shape-determining protein RodA, translating to MLKRKINIWRNLDWLTIFIYLILVLIGWINIYAAVYNEEHYKIFDLTQRYGKQMLWIIAAILLIIIILIIESKFYSFFAYMFYGITILLLIIVLLFGKEVHGAKSWIDFLGFRIQPSEFAKFATSLALAKYLSSYNFKIYKLKSLIRIAVILFLPISLILLQNDTGSALVYFALILVLFREGLSVNYLIIFFLIAALFLLALIFNLLTIQIILGIVVVIFYWFNRKSFKEIFILLIIFIAFSAIVWFINYYYKFNIPNYLISLIGLGISSIVYLILAYKQKIVYIYFLISILFGSIIFTFSVDYFFNNILEPHQQKRINILLGIESDPLGDGYNINQSKIAIGSGGLTGKGFLQGTQTKYDFVPEQSTDFIFCTVGEEWGFIGTTTVILLFLFLFLRLIFIAERQRSAFSRIYCYGVISVLFFHVLINIGMTIGLTPVIGIPLPFFSYGGSSLWGFTILLFIFLRLDASRTELLL from the coding sequence ATATTGAAAAGGAAAATTAACATATGGCGAAATCTTGACTGGCTAACAATCTTTATTTATCTGATTCTTGTCTTAATAGGATGGATAAATATTTATGCTGCAGTTTATAACGAAGAACATTATAAGATTTTTGATTTAACTCAAAGATATGGTAAACAAATGTTATGGATAATTGCTGCTATATTGTTAATTATTATAATATTAATAATCGAAAGCAAGTTTTATTCATTTTTTGCATACATGTTTTATGGTATCACTATTTTGTTGTTAATAATAGTCTTACTTTTTGGAAAAGAAGTTCATGGAGCTAAGTCATGGATTGATTTTTTGGGCTTTAGAATACAACCGTCTGAATTTGCAAAATTTGCAACTAGTTTAGCTCTTGCAAAATATCTTAGTTCTTATAATTTTAAAATATATAAATTAAAATCCCTTATCCGAATTGCAGTTATTTTGTTTTTACCTATATCATTAATATTGCTTCAAAATGATACGGGTTCTGCACTTGTTTATTTTGCATTAATACTGGTTCTTTTTCGAGAAGGTCTTTCAGTAAATTATTTGATTATATTTTTTTTAATAGCAGCTTTATTTTTACTGGCATTAATTTTTAATTTGTTAACTATTCAAATAATTTTAGGAATTGTAGTCGTAATCTTTTACTGGTTTAATCGAAAAAGTTTTAAAGAAATTTTTATTTTATTAATAATCTTTATAGCATTCTCGGCGATTGTTTGGTTTATTAATTATTATTATAAATTTAATATTCCAAATTATCTGATATCTTTAATAGGATTAGGTATTTCATCAATTGTTTATTTGATTTTAGCTTATAAACAAAAAATTGTTTATATATATTTTTTAATAAGTATTTTATTTGGTTCAATAATTTTTACTTTCTCTGTAGATTATTTTTTTAATAATATATTAGAACCTCATCAGCAAAAAAGAATAAATATTTTATTAGGAATTGAATCAGACCCCTTAGGAGATGGCTATAATATTAATCAATCAAAAATAGCAATAGGGTCAGGGGGATTAACCGGTAAAGGGTTTTTACAAGGTACTCAAACTAAATACGATTTTGTTCCCGAACAAAGTACTGATTTTATTTTTTGTACAGTAGGTGAAGAATGGGGGTTTATTGGTACAACAACAGTAATTTTATTATTTTTATTTTTATTTTTAAGATTGATATTTATTGCCGAAAGACAACGTTCAGCATTTAGCCGTATATATTGTTACGGTGTTATATCGGTATTGTTTTTTCATGTATTAATAAATATCGGTATGACAATTGGATTAACCCCTGTTATCGGTATTCCTCTCCCGTTTTTTAGTTATGGTGGTTCTTCTCTTTGGGGATTTACAATTTTATTGTTTATCTTTCTAAGATTAGATGCAAGTCGTACGGAATTATTATTGTAA
- the mrdA gene encoding penicillin-binding protein 2, protein MNPFSERKYIIGAIIIFICIIYIVRLFFLQVIDISYKLSASNNVLRYVTQYPARGLVYDRNGKLLVYNEAAYDLIINPPQLESFDTADFCKILRISKETVIDKINKAKKYSKYKPSIFLKQISSKDYAILQEKLYKFQGFFVQTRTLRRYPIKIAAHVLGYVGEVDDKTIKNDKYYQLGDYIGISGIEKSYEKILRGKKGVNIFLVDVHNRIKGSYKDGKYDTVAIGGQDITISLDSDLQKYGEKLMNNKIGSIVAIKPSTGEILSLVSSPSYSPDLLIGRIRTKNYLHLSNDTLNPLFNRALMAQYPPGSTFKIINALIGLQENVVTRYTKYSCNYGYHIGRFSIGCHSHMSPLDLVQSIQYSCNAYYCNVFRNIIDDKKFESVSLSFANWRKHVVSFGFGNKLKSDFTNELKGNIPQGSYYDKYYRKGRWNSLNIVSMAIGQGELLITPLQMANMSAIIANKGYYYTPHIVKQIENEKNIDPKFLVKRFTTIDTAYFSIIIEGMDLAVQGEAGSTARIAKVKDIIVCGKTGTAENPHGKDHSIFIAFAPKDNPQIAIAVYVENGGFGATWAAPIASLMIEKYLKESISRNWLENYILNGNLINIEKEN, encoded by the coding sequence ATGAATCCGTTTTCAGAACGAAAATATATAATCGGTGCTATTATTATCTTTATTTGTATAATCTATATTGTAAGATTATTTTTTTTACAAGTAATTGATATTTCATATAAATTATCAGCAAGTAATAATGTTTTACGTTATGTAACACAATATCCTGCAAGAGGACTTGTTTATGATAGGAATGGGAAATTACTTGTTTATAATGAAGCAGCTTATGACTTAATAATAAATCCTCCACAATTAGAATCTTTTGATACTGCTGATTTTTGTAAAATTCTTAGAATTTCTAAAGAAACAGTTATTGATAAAATTAATAAAGCAAAAAAATATTCAAAATATAAACCTTCAATATTTTTAAAACAAATTTCATCTAAAGATTACGCAATTTTACAGGAAAAGCTATATAAATTTCAGGGATTTTTTGTACAAACCAGAACATTAAGAAGATATCCAATTAAAATTGCTGCTCATGTTCTTGGCTATGTAGGAGAAGTTGACGACAAAACTATTAAAAATGATAAATATTATCAACTTGGTGATTATATTGGAATCAGCGGAATAGAAAAATCATACGAAAAAATATTAAGAGGAAAAAAAGGGGTTAATATATTTTTAGTTGATGTACATAACAGAATAAAAGGCAGCTATAAAGACGGAAAATATGATACAGTAGCTATAGGAGGACAAGATATTACTATTTCTTTAGATTCTGATTTGCAAAAATATGGCGAAAAATTAATGAATAATAAGATAGGAAGTATAGTTGCAATTAAACCTTCTACAGGAGAAATATTATCTTTAGTTTCAAGTCCATCGTATAGTCCCGACCTGCTTATTGGAAGAATAAGAACTAAAAATTATCTTCACCTATCAAATGACACTTTAAACCCTCTGTTTAACAGGGCATTAATGGCTCAATATCCACCGGGTTCTACCTTTAAAATAATTAATGCTCTAATTGGACTTCAGGAAAATGTGGTTACAAGATATACAAAATATTCATGTAATTATGGATATCATATTGGTAGATTTTCTATAGGATGTCATTCTCATATGTCTCCTTTAGATTTAGTGCAATCTATTCAATATTCGTGCAATGCATACTATTGTAATGTGTTTAGAAATATTATTGATGATAAAAAATTTGAATCTGTAAGTTTAAGTTTCGCAAACTGGAGAAAACATGTTGTTTCGTTTGGTTTTGGAAACAAATTAAAAAGTGATTTTACCAATGAACTTAAAGGTAATATTCCACAAGGAAGTTATTATGATAAATATTATAGAAAAGGCAGATGGAATTCTTTAAATATTGTTTCAATGGCTATAGGACAAGGGGAATTACTTATTACACCATTACAAATGGCTAATATGTCAGCAATTATTGCTAACAAAGGGTATTACTATACTCCTCATATTGTAAAACAAATTGAAAATGAAAAAAATATTGACCCAAAATTTCTTGTTAAGCGATTTACAACAATTGATACGGCATATTTTAGTATCATTATTGAAGGAATGGACCTTGCAGTACAAGGAGAAGCAGGAAGTACAGCACGAATTGCAAAAGTAAAAGACATAATTGTATGTGGTAAAACCGGAACGGCAGAAAATCCACATGGCAAAGACCATTCAATATTCATTGCATTTGCACCAAAAGATAATCCTCAAATAGCTATTGCTGTGTATGTTGAAAATGGTGGTTTTGGGGCAACATGGGCTGCTCCGATAGCAAGCCTTATGATAGAAAAATATTTAAAAGAATCAATATCAAGAAATTGGTTAGAAAATTATATTTTAAATGGAAATCTTATAAATATTGAAAAGGAAAATTAA
- a CDS encoding rod shape-determining protein MreD produces the protein MIKIYLRNIWRFIFLVLIQVLILNNIQLSGFINPYFYILFIILMPFETPKWILIVLSFFLGLSIDIFCDTLGMHASASVFIAFLRPLILGFIAPRDGYEIGTFPRLYYYGFSWFFKYSTILILAHHLFLFYIEVFRFSGFFMTFTRAILSSVFTIILIILSQYLIYRK, from the coding sequence ATGATTAAAATTTATTTAAGAAATATATGGAGATTTATTTTTTTGGTACTTATACAAGTATTAATATTAAATAATATTCAGCTTAGTGGTTTTATTAATCCATATTTCTATATATTATTTATTATATTAATGCCATTTGAAACCCCAAAATGGATTTTAATAGTTTTATCGTTTTTTCTTGGACTTTCAATAGACATATTTTGCGATACGTTAGGCATGCATGCTTCTGCATCGGTTTTTATAGCTTTTCTTCGTCCTTTAATATTAGGTTTTATTGCACCAAGAGATGGTTATGAAATAGGTACTTTCCCAAGATTATACTATTATGGTTTTAGCTGGTTTTTTAAATATTCAACTATCTTGATATTAGCACATCATTTGTTTTTATTTTATATAGAAGTTTTCAGATTTTCAGGTTTTTTTATGACTTTTACAAGAGCAATTCTTAGTTCGGTTTTTACTATTATTCTAATAATTCTAAGCCAATACCTAATATACAGGAAATAG
- the mreC gene encoding rod shape-determining protein MreC, with protein sequence MKNLINLIFRFHFFILFILFEALSFFLLVQNNSYQRSKVLNSTNIVSGIIYSRASSIIDYLNLKNINYELANQNEITLNKLKSSYKSNQIKISEILDSTYQQQYVFIVSKIINNSVNRQNNYITLNKGEKHGIMPEMAVVGPKGIVGIVKNVSSNFSSVISVLNSNLWISGKIKTNNYYGSIHWNGNNYTQVILDDIPNHVKINIGDTIITTSYSAIFPEGEIIGYVSDFEEKKGTNFHKITVNLATDFKNLSYVYVIGNLLKKEQIYLEKTTEND encoded by the coding sequence ATGAAAAATTTAATCAATTTAATATTTAGATTTCATTTTTTTATCCTTTTTATTCTTTTTGAAGCATTATCTTTTTTTCTGCTTGTTCAAAATAACAGCTATCAAAGATCAAAGGTTTTAAATTCTACAAATATTGTATCAGGAATAATTTATAGTAGAGCAAGTTCAATTATTGATTATTTGAATTTAAAAAATATAAATTATGAATTAGCAAATCAAAATGAAATAACTTTAAATAAATTAAAATCTTCGTATAAATCAAACCAAATTAAAATTTCCGAAATATTAGATTCTACATATCAACAGCAATATGTTTTTATTGTTTCTAAGATTATTAATAATTCTGTAAATCGACAAAATAATTATATTACTTTAAATAAAGGTGAAAAACACGGAATAATGCCAGAAATGGCTGTAGTTGGACCAAAAGGAATTGTTGGAATTGTAAAGAATGTTTCTTCAAATTTTTCATCAGTAATATCTGTATTAAACAGTAATTTATGGATAAGTGGGAAAATTAAAACAAATAATTATTATGGTTCAATACATTGGAATGGTAATAATTACACTCAGGTTATTTTAGATGATATTCCAAATCATGTTAAAATAAATATTGGAGATACAATTATTACAACATCATATTCAGCCATATTTCCTGAAGGTGAAATTATAGGATATGTTTCAGATTTTGAAGAAAAAAAAGGAACTAATTTTCATAAAATTACTGTAAATCTTGCTACCGATTTTAAAAATCTAAGTTATGTTTATGTTATTGGGAATTTGTTGAAAAAAGAGCAAATTTATTTAGAAAAGACCACTGAAAATGATTAA
- a CDS encoding rod shape-determining protein — protein sequence MGLFSFLTQEIAIDLGTANTIIIYNDKIVVDEPSIVALDRSNGKLVAIGEKARQMHGKTHDNLRTIRPLRDGVIADFNAAEQMIRGMIKMINHKSRLIQPALKIVICIPSGSTEVEMRAVRDSSEHAGGRDVFMIYEPMAAAIGIGLDVEAPEGNMVVDIGGGTTEIAVISLGGIVCNKSIRIAGDDLTNDIREYMRHQHNIKIGERTAESIKINVGSAIPDLDDPPTDFIVRGPHQMTALPVEIPVSYQEVAHCLDRSITKIEAAILATLEQTPPELYADIYNNGIYLAGGGSLLRGLEKRFIEKTKIPFHVTEDPLHAVARGTGIALKNVDKFPFLIK from the coding sequence ATGGGATTGTTTTCATTTTTAACACAGGAAATTGCAATTGACCTCGGAACTGCAAATACAATTATTATTTATAATGATAAAATTGTAGTTGATGAACCTTCAATAGTAGCCCTTGATAGAAGTAACGGGAAACTGGTAGCAATTGGTGAAAAAGCACGCCAAATGCATGGCAAAACCCATGATAATCTTCGGACTATCAGGCCTTTAAGAGATGGAGTTATTGCTGATTTTAATGCTGCTGAACAAATGATACGAGGTATGATAAAAATGATAAATCATAAATCAAGATTAATACAACCTGCTCTAAAAATAGTTATTTGTATCCCTTCAGGAAGTACAGAGGTGGAAATGCGAGCAGTAAGAGACTCTTCTGAACATGCCGGAGGAAGAGACGTCTTTATGATTTATGAACCTATGGCGGCTGCAATTGGAATAGGTTTAGATGTTGAAGCTCCCGAAGGAAATATGGTGGTTGATATTGGCGGAGGAACAACAGAAATTGCTGTAATTTCTCTTGGAGGTATTGTTTGTAATAAATCAATAAGAATTGCCGGAGATGACTTAACTAATGATATTAGAGAATATATGAGGCATCAGCATAATATAAAAATAGGGGAGAGGACTGCTGAAAGCATTAAAATAAATGTGGGTTCTGCTATACCTGATTTGGACGATCCTCCTACAGACTTTATTGTAAGAGGACCTCATCAAATGACTGCACTACCTGTTGAAATACCGGTTTCATACCAGGAAGTTGCTCATTGTTTAGATAGATCAATAACAAAAATTGAAGCAGCTATTCTTGCAACATTAGAACAAACTCCACCTGAATTATATGCCGATATATATAATAACGGCATTTACCTTGCCGGCGGTGGTTCTTTACTCAGGGGACTGGAAAAAAGATTTATTGAAAAAACAAAAATACCATTTCATGTTACTGAAGACCCTCTTCATGCTGTTGCAAGAGGTACTGGAATAGCATTAAAAAATGTAGATAAATTCCCGTTCTTAATAAAATAA
- the purH gene encoding bifunctional phosphoribosylaminoimidazolecarboxamide formyltransferase/IMP cyclohydrolase translates to MNNLKEIETALVSVYNKENLEPVIKKLQELNIKIYSTGGTKDFIANLNINVNSIEDLTSYPSIIGGRVKTLHPKVFGGILARKNVDSDIEQLNKYGIPAFDLVIVDLYPFEETVNTITDEDEIIEKIDIGGISLIRAAAKNFREVLTISSRNQYSVLLEILEKNNGKTTVNERKIFAKQAFNITSHYDTMIFKYFNKDQLNVFKESIPFFTTLRYGENPHQKGLFFGKFEELFDKLNGKEISYNNLLDIDAAINLINEFEKPTFAIIKHNNACGLASKENLSDAWKDALAGDPVSAFGGIIISNKEINKETAIEINKLFFEVIIAPKYSNESFEILKQNTKRIILESKIKSLPATQFRSILNGVILQEKDLKKINKTEMLPVTKTIPKGQEYADLEFANKIVKHTKSNAIVLVKNQQLIASGIGQTSRVDALKQAINKAKSFGFDINGAVMASDAFFPFPDSVEIAYNEGVTAVIQPGGSIRDKESIDFCNNNNIAMIFTGIRHFKH, encoded by the coding sequence TTATTGCAAATTTGAATATTAATGTAAATTCAATTGAAGACCTTACTTCATATCCTTCAATTATTGGAGGGCGTGTAAAAACTCTTCATCCAAAAGTGTTTGGGGGTATTCTTGCAAGAAAAAATGTAGATAGTGATATTGAACAATTAAATAAATATGGAATACCTGCTTTTGACCTTGTAATAGTTGACCTTTATCCTTTTGAAGAAACAGTGAATACAATAACTGATGAGGACGAAATTATTGAAAAAATTGATATTGGCGGAATTTCATTGATTAGGGCTGCTGCAAAAAATTTTAGAGAAGTTTTAACAATAAGTTCAAGAAACCAGTATTCTGTACTATTGGAAATACTGGAAAAAAATAACGGAAAAACTACAGTTAATGAAAGGAAAATATTTGCAAAACAGGCATTTAATATTACCTCTCATTATGATACTATGATTTTTAAATATTTTAATAAAGACCAATTAAATGTTTTTAAAGAAAGTATTCCTTTTTTCACTACTTTAAGATATGGTGAAAATCCTCATCAGAAAGGTCTTTTTTTTGGGAAATTTGAAGAACTTTTTGATAAATTAAACGGTAAAGAAATTTCATATAACAATTTACTTGATATTGACGCAGCAATTAATTTAATTAATGAATTTGAAAAACCAACATTCGCTATTATAAAACATAATAATGCCTGTGGTTTGGCATCAAAGGAGAATTTGTCTGATGCATGGAAAGATGCACTTGCAGGTGACCCTGTTTCAGCATTTGGTGGAATAATAATTTCAAATAAAGAAATAAATAAGGAAACTGCTATTGAAATCAATAAACTTTTTTTCGAGGTAATAATAGCACCAAAATATAGTAATGAATCATTTGAAATTTTGAAGCAAAATACAAAAAGAATTATTCTTGAAAGTAAAATTAAATCATTACCGGCAACACAATTTCGTTCAATACTTAACGGTGTAATATTACAAGAAAAAGATTTGAAAAAAATAAACAAAACCGAGATGTTACCTGTTACCAAAACTATTCCCAAAGGACAGGAATATGCTGATTTGGAATTTGCAAATAAAATTGTAAAACATACAAAATCAAATGCAATAGTATTGGTTAAAAATCAGCAATTAATTGCAAGTGGTATTGGACAAACATCAAGGGTTGATGCTTTAAAACAAGCAATAAATAAAGCAAAAAGTTTTGGATTTGATATAAATGGAGCAGTAATGGCATCGGATGCTTTTTTCCCTTTTCCCGATTCTGTTGAAATTGCTTATAACGAAGGTGTAACTGCTGTAATTCAACCAGGGGGTTCAATAAGGGATAAAGAATCAATAGATTTTTGTAATAATAATAATATTGCAATGATTTTTACAGGAATACGACATTTTAAACATTAA